From one Gossypium hirsutum isolate 1008001.06 chromosome D08, Gossypium_hirsutum_v2.1, whole genome shotgun sequence genomic stretch:
- the LOC107914893 gene encoding protein TIFY 4B yields the protein MSTGEMVSRSPLYKPLNQLTEDDISQVTREDCRRYLKEKGMRRPSWNKSQAIQQVISLKTLLETTSDSDGVEASKKLHVPFPQNPPRFVSDSTVQPNETTRHKGISVPVNESVPRIRSDPSEFKFSGGNSVQTAVSANDSVSPRTVVLSSMQAVKVAENCQFPREDCNVSYEDSLEGPTSRNALLQRYLEKKKDRFKNKRKLATSSSRTLDIYLNQMGDQFSNEQSKQSESYSSTQARPPHMPLWCSSMETLPKIANVTTHPDGKDIFEV from the exons ATGTCAACGGGAGAAATGGTTTCCCGGTCACCTCTATACAAGCCTCTCAACCAGCTCACCGAGGATGACATTTCTCAGGTCACTCGCGAAGATTGCCGCCGTTACCTCAAAGAAAAAG GGATGCGGAGACCTTCGTGGAACAAATCGCAGGCGATTCAGCAGGTCATCTCACTGAAAACTCTTCTAGAAACGACATCGGATTCTGACGGTGTCGAAGCTTCCAAGAAACTTCACGTTCCCTTCCCCCAAAATCCGCCTCGT TTCGTTTCTGATTCAACCGTTCAACCGAATGAAACGACACGGCATAAAGGGATCTCGGTCCCGGTAAACGAATCCGTTCCTCGCATCCGTTCAGATCCCTCGGAATTCAAATTTTCCGGCGGAAATTCCGTTCAAACCGCCGTCTCTGCTAATGATTCTGTTTCTCCAAG AACTGTTGTATTGTCATCAATGCAAGCAG TGAAGGTTGCAGAAAACTGTCAATTTCCTCGAGAGGATTGCAATGTATCTTATGAAGATAGCCTTG AAGGTCCCACTAGCAGAAACGCATTGTTGCAAAGATATCttgagaaaaagaaagacag GTTTAAGAACAAGAGAAAATTGGCAACATCTTCATCTCGTACCTTAGACATCTACTTGAATCAAATGGGGGATCAGTTCTCAAATGAGCAGTCGAAGCAAAGTGAATCATATTCTTCTACTCAAGCTCGACCACCTCACATGCCACTTTGGTGCAGCTCCATGGAAACTCTTCCCAAGATTGCCAATGTCACTACTCATCCTGATGGCAAAG